In Blattabacterium cuenoti, the following proteins share a genomic window:
- a CDS encoding penicillin-binding protein 1A, which yields MHKKNKKINYFRILIFYFWFPFFLGIIAVFLVFYAAFRGYLGALPNIKDIENPTMEVGSRVYDANGILLGRFFSENRTLITYNQLPKNSVNALIAKEDIRFKNHSGIDIKSFLRAILSLGKRGGGSTISQQLAKLLFTGPSAKNKFERIHQKLLEWVLAIELEKRYTKEEIIAMYYNKFDFLYNAKGIETAAHTYFNKKSSDLNLGECAILVGMLENPSLYNPKNYPRRAKKQRNLVLYKMKKYDFLDLDQYKKELEKPIKINFKIQKKDFELLTYYSEFLKKEIQESLDEYEIKTGKKLNLYSSGLKIYTSIDSKMQDYAEKAVKKHLSKLQVLFDLSQRKNKNAPFLNISKEKTERILISAMHRTQFYQDLKQKGLTEENIIEEFKKPQLIKLFTWNGEKKVLISPWNFIRYQKSIVQAGLLSLESSTGYIKAWVGGIDFDYFQYDHVAQTQRQVGSVFKPILYASAINELHYNPCTMISNDKFHLGKWSPKNSNGKYGGFVTLKDGLALSINTVSARLISKITPGPVISLAKKMGIKSIIPEHPSIALGSADITLYEMTGALNTFTNYGVYIKPSVLVKIEDENGNVIKSKLDFIKRQVFSEEVAYIMLKIMQGSVKYGTAKRLQKYNLIGDIAGKTGTTNENSDGWFIGMDPNLTTGVWVGWEDRFSHFNNIKLGQGANMALPIWAYYMKSIYKKVIYHNNKLVFQKPKNYKNYECEKKINYKNKENNYIIIEEEKKEERDSSTIENTSVEEIINIEDNFDKEK from the coding sequence GTGCACAAAAAAAATAAAAAAATAAATTACTTTCGTATACTTATATTTTATTTTTGGTTTCCTTTTTTTTTAGGAATTATTGCTGTTTTTTTAGTTTTTTATGCAGCTTTTAGAGGTTATTTAGGGGCTCTTCCCAATATTAAAGATATTGAAAATCCTACAATGGAAGTAGGATCGAGAGTATATGACGCGAATGGTATTTTATTAGGAAGATTTTTCTCAGAAAATAGAACTTTAATTACTTATAACCAACTTCCTAAAAATTCAGTAAATGCTTTGATAGCAAAGGAAGATATACGTTTCAAAAATCATTCTGGAATTGACATAAAATCTTTTTTAAGAGCAATTCTTTCATTAGGAAAAAGAGGAGGAGGAAGTACAATATCTCAACAATTGGCAAAGCTTCTCTTTACAGGACCATCAGCAAAAAATAAATTTGAAAGAATTCATCAAAAACTTTTAGAGTGGGTTTTGGCCATTGAATTAGAAAAACGTTATACAAAAGAAGAAATTATTGCTATGTACTATAATAAATTTGATTTTTTATATAACGCAAAAGGAATTGAAACAGCTGCTCATACTTATTTTAATAAAAAATCATCTGATCTTAATCTTGGAGAATGTGCAATATTGGTTGGTATGTTAGAAAATCCTTCTTTATATAATCCTAAAAATTATCCTAGAAGGGCAAAAAAACAAAGAAATTTAGTTCTTTATAAAATGAAAAAATATGATTTTCTAGATCTAGATCAGTATAAAAAAGAATTGGAAAAACCTATAAAAATAAATTTTAAAATACAAAAAAAAGATTTTGAATTACTTACTTATTACAGTGAATTTTTAAAAAAAGAAATTCAAGAATCATTAGATGAGTATGAAATAAAAACAGGAAAAAAATTAAATCTTTATTCCAGTGGATTAAAAATATATACGTCTATCGATTCAAAAATGCAAGATTATGCAGAAAAAGCTGTAAAAAAACATCTCAGTAAATTGCAAGTTTTATTTGATCTTTCTCAAAGAAAGAATAAAAATGCCCCTTTCTTAAATATTTCTAAAGAAAAAACTGAAAGAATTCTTATCTCTGCTATGCACAGAACACAGTTTTATCAAGATTTAAAACAAAAAGGATTAACAGAAGAAAATATTATAGAAGAATTTAAAAAACCACAATTAATCAAATTGTTTACTTGGAATGGAGAAAAAAAAGTATTGATATCTCCATGGAATTTTATTCGATATCAGAAAAGTATTGTTCAAGCAGGTCTTTTATCTTTAGAATCATCTACTGGATACATAAAAGCATGGGTAGGAGGAATAGATTTTGATTATTTTCAATATGATCATGTTGCACAAACACAACGTCAAGTTGGTTCTGTTTTTAAACCTATTTTATATGCATCGGCAATTAATGAATTGCATTATAATCCTTGTACTATGATATCAAATGATAAATTTCATTTAGGGAAATGGAGTCCTAAAAATTCTAATGGAAAATATGGTGGATTTGTTACATTAAAAGATGGTTTAGCACTATCAATTAATACTGTATCTGCTCGTCTTATATCAAAAATCACTCCTGGTCCAGTAATTAGTTTAGCAAAAAAAATGGGAATAAAATCTATCATTCCTGAGCACCCATCTATAGCATTAGGATCAGCAGATATAACATTATACGAAATGACAGGTGCTTTGAATACATTTACGAATTATGGAGTTTATATTAAACCAAGTGTTTTAGTAAAAATAGAAGATGAAAATGGAAATGTTATAAAATCTAAGTTAGATTTTATAAAAAGACAAGTCTTTAGTGAAGAAGTAGCGTATATTATGTTAAAAATAATGCAAGGATCGGTTAAGTATGGAACAGCTAAGAGATTACAGAAGTATAATTTAATAGGAGATATAGCAGGGAAGACAGGTACTACTAATGAAAATTCAGATGGATGGTTTATAGGAATGGATCCTAATTTAACTACTGGAGTATGGGTCGGATGGGAAGATAGATTTTCTCATTTTAATAATATTAAATTAGGACAAGGAGCAAATATGGCACTTCCAATATGGGCTTATTATATGAAAAGTATATATAAAAAAGTAATATATCATAATAATAAATTAGTATTTCAAAAACCTAAAAACTATAAAAATTATGAATGTGAAAAAAAAATAAATTACAAGAATAAAGAAAATAATTATATTATAATTGAAGAGGAAAAAAAAGAAGAAAGAGATTCTTCTACAATAGAAAATACCTCCGTCGAGGAGATTATAAATATTGAGGATAATTTCGACAAAGAAAAGTAA
- a CDS encoding NAD(P)-dependent oxidoreductase has translation MIKRILFLDKGHNFIIYKLIKKGFICDENYYSSMEEINLSIYDGVILRSRIKIDKYFINKAINIKFIARIGSGVENIDIEYADKKGITIISSPEGNKDSVAEHAIGMLLCMINNIIHSNQEILKGKWNREENRGMEIMGKTIGIIGYGNTGRAFAKKISSFDTKEILCYDITQNLGDIYAKQVDMNMIFKKSDIVSLHVPYTYETKYMINYNFIKNFNKPIYFINTSRGKCVFTNDLVKALKNGKIYGACLDVLEHECFSFEKKFFQKKFLKNFFYLINSRKVILTPHIAGWTKESKYKMEKKIVEKIIFLNNKFNKY, from the coding sequence ATGATTAAAAGAATATTATTTTTAGATAAAGGACATAATTTTATTATATATAAATTAATAAAAAAAGGTTTTATTTGTGACGAAAATTATTATTCTTCTATGGAAGAAATAAATTTATCTATATATGATGGCGTTATATTAAGAAGTAGGATAAAGATAGATAAATATTTTATTAATAAAGCTATTAATATAAAATTTATAGCTCGTATTGGTTCTGGAGTAGAAAATATAGATATAGAATATGCTGATAAGAAAGGAATAACTATAATTTCATCTCCAGAGGGAAACAAAGATTCTGTAGCAGAACATGCCATAGGAATGCTTTTATGCATGATAAATAATATTATTCATTCTAATCAAGAAATATTAAAAGGTAAATGGAATAGAGAAGAAAATAGAGGGATGGAGATTATGGGAAAAACAATAGGAATCATCGGATATGGAAATACAGGAAGAGCTTTTGCAAAAAAAATATCAAGCTTTGATACTAAAGAAATATTATGTTATGATATTACCCAAAATTTAGGAGACATTTATGCAAAACAAGTAGATATGAATATGATATTTAAAAAATCAGATATAGTTAGTTTACATGTTCCATATACTTATGAAACTAAATATATGATAAATTATAATTTTATAAAAAATTTTAATAAACCTATTTATTTTATAAATACATCTCGTGGTAAATGCGTTTTTACTAATGATCTTGTAAAAGCATTAAAAAATGGAAAAATATATGGAGCATGTTTAGATGTTTTAGAACATGAATGTTTTTCTTTTGAAAAAAAATTTTTTCAAAAGAAATTTTTGAAGAATTTTTTTTATCTTATTAATTCTAGAAAAGTTATATTAACTCCTCATATTGCCGGATGGACTAAAGAATCAAAATATAAAATGGAGAAAAAAATAGTAGAGAAAATTATTTTTTTAAATAATAAATTTAATAAATATTAA
- a CDS encoding TSUP family transporter — MNNKERNKLFPIFLHLEKLSLLIIGGGKTALEKLNTVLINNPDTKINLIASHIDKKVYQLAKLFNAIKLTKKFYGSSDLENMDVVIVAVNDRVLSKKIKEDAKKLRKLINVVDTPELCDFYMGSIVQIGNIKIAISTNGKSPTIAKKLKDFFLYVLPNELDDVLINMYKIRKRLRGNFEYKVKTLKSITENWLIENESFNKKLEKKNSTKYLLIIIISIIMISYFLHVFTNSIYFQYVLNFFNQNFLYLIFTGFFAQLIDGAIGMGYGLTCTTILISFGLPLSSISASIHTAEIFSSGISGFSHYKMGNVNKKLFKILLIPGVLGAIIGAFLLSKFGDTYASYIKPMFAIYTFFLGVKILLRTWKKNNKKIKKIGCLAGFGGFLDSFVGGGWGPFVTSTLISKGRTPKYVIGSVSLSEFFVTLSSTLTFFSLLGISYWKIIFGLVFGGIFAAPIAARISGKLPIKTISFFIGILVIIWSIRILYNYFNIY, encoded by the coding sequence ATGAATAATAAAGAAAGAAATAAATTATTTCCTATTTTTTTACATTTAGAAAAGTTATCTCTTTTGATTATTGGTGGAGGAAAAACAGCATTAGAAAAACTTAATACTGTATTAATAAATAATCCTGATACAAAAATAAATTTGATTGCATCTCATATAGATAAAAAAGTATATCAATTAGCTAAACTATTTAATGCTATAAAATTAACTAAAAAGTTTTATGGATCTTCCGATTTGGAAAATATGGATGTAGTTATTGTAGCAGTAAATGATCGTGTTTTAAGTAAAAAAATAAAAGAAGATGCAAAAAAACTACGTAAGTTAATTAATGTAGTTGATACACCTGAACTTTGCGATTTTTATATGGGTTCTATTGTTCAAATAGGGAATATAAAAATTGCCATTTCTACTAATGGAAAATCTCCTACCATAGCTAAGAAATTAAAAGATTTTTTTTTATACGTATTGCCAAATGAATTAGATGATGTATTAATAAATATGTATAAAATACGGAAAAGATTAAGAGGGAACTTTGAATACAAAGTAAAAACACTTAAGTCGATAACTGAAAACTGGTTAATAGAAAATGAATCCTTCAATAAAAAATTGGAGAAAAAAAATTCAACAAAATATCTATTAATTATAATAATATCCATTATTATGATTAGTTATTTTTTACATGTATTTACAAATAGTATATACTTTCAATATGTTTTAAATTTTTTTAATCAGAATTTTTTATATTTAATATTCACTGGTTTTTTTGCTCAACTTATTGATGGGGCGATAGGAATGGGATATGGATTAACTTGTACTACTATATTAATATCTTTTGGTCTACCATTATCTTCTATTAGTGCTAGTATACATACTGCAGAAATATTCTCTAGTGGAATATCTGGATTTAGTCATTATAAAATGGGAAATGTTAATAAAAAATTATTTAAAATTCTTTTAATTCCAGGTGTTTTAGGAGCTATTATCGGAGCTTTTTTATTATCTAAATTTGGCGATACCTATGCTTCTTATATAAAACCAATGTTCGCTATTTATACTTTTTTTTTAGGAGTAAAAATTCTATTAAGAACATGGAAAAAAAATAATAAAAAAATCAAAAAAATAGGATGTTTAGCTGGTTTTGGAGGTTTTTTAGATTCTTTTGTAGGTGGAGGGTGGGGACCCTTTGTAACTAGTACTTTAATTTCAAAGGGAAGAACTCCTAAATATGTTATAGGATCAGTAAGTTTATCTGAATTTTTTGTAACACTTTCAAGTACTTTAACTTTTTTTTCTTTATTAGGAATAAGTTATTGGAAGATTATTTTTGGATTAGTATTTGGAGGAATTTTTGCTGCTCCTATAGCAGCTAGAATTTCAGGTAAACTTCCTATAAAAACAATATCATTCTTTATAGGGATTTTAGTTATAATTTGGAGTATTAGAATTTTATATAATTATTTTAATATTTATTAA
- a CDS encoding NADPH-dependent assimilatory sulfite reductase hemoprotein subunit, with protein sequence MLTREEKIKEKSKGLRGTITESLKNKLYGKLHDEDQIIIKFHGLYQQDDRDIREIRSIKKLDRLYSFMIRLRIPGGMINNKQWEAIHNISEKNSTGIIKITTRQTVQLHGIIKSNIKPTIKFFNLNKLDSIATCGDVNRNVICSTYLEKDLREKVLKYATKISNMLLPKTRSYYEIWLDENKIFEKKEETDPLYKDNYLPRKFKIALSIPPNNDVDVFANDLGLVGILEDNRKKISGFNIIVGGGLSKTYGNAKTYSRLGTVIGYSSSEKRILKIIYEVLTIQRDYGNRKNRKLSRLKYTIDNYGISWFKKKLEDRIGFSLEKEKSFLFTERGDYFGWKKDNDNSWKYNFFIENGLIFDTEKIRLKSALLEIAKNSVCNFLFTCNQNLILIDISDKNKEIIESILLNYGIYDYMNNVSLIRKNSMACVALNTCPLALAEGQRYLPKLIDKIEIILNKYQLEREDIIIRMTGCHNGCSRPYLSEIGLVGLSYGRYNLYLGSNKEGTRLNQLYKENMDESSILNELNNLFNFFKKERFPKERFGDFSLRKKFINV encoded by the coding sequence ATGTTGACAAGAGAAGAGAAAATCAAAGAAAAAAGTAAAGGACTTAGAGGAACTATTACGGAAAGTTTAAAAAACAAATTATATGGAAAACTTCATGATGAAGATCAAATAATTATTAAATTTCATGGATTGTACCAACAAGATGATAGAGATATTAGAGAAATAAGATCCATAAAAAAATTAGATAGATTATATTCTTTCATGATACGTCTTCGCATTCCAGGTGGTATGATTAATAATAAACAATGGGAAGCTATTCATAATATATCAGAAAAAAACTCAACTGGAATAATTAAAATAACTACTAGACAAACTGTTCAATTACATGGAATAATAAAATCTAATATTAAACCTACTATTAAATTTTTCAATTTAAATAAATTAGATTCTATTGCTACGTGTGGAGATGTAAACAGAAATGTTATATGCAGTACATATCTAGAAAAAGATCTTCGAGAAAAAGTTTTAAAATATGCTACTAAAATTAGTAATATGTTATTACCTAAAACGAGGTCATATTACGAAATATGGTTAGATGAAAATAAAATTTTTGAAAAAAAAGAGGAAACAGATCCTTTATATAAGGATAATTATTTACCAAGAAAATTTAAAATAGCTTTATCTATTCCTCCTAACAATGATGTTGATGTATTTGCAAATGATTTAGGATTAGTAGGTATTTTAGAAGATAATAGAAAAAAAATAAGTGGATTTAATATTATAGTTGGAGGAGGATTATCAAAAACTTATGGAAATGCAAAAACCTATTCTAGATTAGGAACAGTAATTGGATATTCTAGTTCAGAAAAACGTATTCTAAAAATAATATATGAAGTTCTAACGATTCAACGTGATTATGGAAATAGAAAAAATCGTAAACTATCTCGTTTAAAATATACTATAGATAATTATGGAATTTCTTGGTTTAAGAAAAAATTAGAAGATAGAATAGGGTTTTCTTTGGAAAAGGAAAAGTCTTTTTTGTTTACAGAAAGAGGTGATTATTTTGGATGGAAGAAAGATAATGATAACTCATGGAAATATAATTTTTTTATAGAAAATGGATTGATTTTTGATACAGAAAAAATTAGACTAAAATCTGCATTATTAGAAATAGCAAAAAATTCTGTATGTAATTTTTTATTCACTTGTAATCAAAATTTAATTCTAATTGATATTAGTGACAAAAATAAAGAAATAATAGAATCTATTTTATTGAATTATGGAATTTATGATTACATGAATAATGTTTCTCTTATAAGAAAAAATTCTATGGCTTGTGTAGCATTGAATACTTGTCCTCTAGCTTTAGCAGAAGGACAACGTTATCTTCCAAAATTAATAGATAAAATAGAAATTATTTTAAACAAATATCAATTAGAAAGAGAAGATATAATTATTCGTATGACTGGTTGCCATAATGGCTGTTCTCGTCCTTATTTATCTGAAATAGGGTTAGTTGGATTATCTTATGGAAGATACAACCTTTATTTAGGTTCTAATAAAGAAGGAACTCGTTTAAATCAACTTTATAAAGAAAACATGGATGAATCTTCTATATTAAATGAATTAAATAATCTTTTCAATTTTTTTAAAAAAGAAAGATTTCCAAAAGAAAGATTTGGAGATTTTTCTTTAAGAAAAAAATTTATTAATGTATAA
- a CDS encoding diflavin oxidoreductase codes for MLPESKNKIFLKLVKESSVKEIMWMCGYMYGFLSLQKEDENTANTNHLDDQKADNKKENKISLVYGTETGNAKNLSFDIYQKAKKEKFKFKIISLDQYRLSDLEDENYLLIIISTHGDGEPPSSAKSFFDFIHQKKNINLKKLKYAVLALGDKSYPLFCKAGEDIDKRLHALGATRIIPLCKCDTNYEIESEKWFINILNFFKKKRTKKDYLNKNNKNRIKYGKILDKILLSDKDRGSNKEVYHIEISVDDDVEYFPGDSIGIYPKNYTPEILKILEFFKLKKDKNNDLLKIIENNLSIYNLSESFLEKYFYLYKNQKGSLKKEISIKGYKNCKLIEILKKFPIEKNTLEKLTNIMDPIKPRFYSICSSPKVHKNEIHITVSRHSFELNGKVIYGHCSDFLSKLKKGDDLDFFIHKNHLFKLPPEDKDIILIGPGTGIAPFRSFLYEREFIEATGKNWLFFGDQHFNTDFLYQKEIQNWKEKLVLHNISLSFSRDQKRKVYVQDKIWENRSEFFSWINNGAYIYVCGKKKPMSIDVENMIHKIIEKVGKLNSTLFMNEMKKNGRYLKDVY; via the coding sequence ATGTTACCTGAATCAAAAAATAAGATATTTCTTAAATTAGTAAAAGAATCCTCCGTAAAGGAAATCATGTGGATGTGTGGATATATGTATGGATTTTTATCTTTACAAAAAGAAGATGAAAATACTGCAAATACCAACCATCTTGATGATCAAAAAGCAGATAATAAAAAAGAAAATAAAATTTCATTAGTTTATGGAACAGAAACTGGAAATGCTAAAAATTTATCTTTTGATATTTATCAAAAAGCTAAAAAAGAAAAATTTAAATTCAAAATAATTAGTTTAGATCAATATCGTTTATCAGATTTAGAGGATGAAAACTATTTATTAATAATAATTAGTACGCATGGAGATGGAGAACCTCCATCATCTGCCAAATCTTTTTTTGATTTTATTCATCAAAAGAAAAATATCAATTTAAAAAAATTAAAATATGCTGTTTTAGCTTTAGGAGATAAATCCTATCCCTTATTTTGTAAAGCTGGAGAGGATATTGATAAACGTTTACACGCTCTTGGCGCAACTAGAATCATTCCATTGTGTAAATGTGATACAAACTATGAGATAGAATCAGAAAAATGGTTTATTAACATTTTAAATTTTTTCAAAAAAAAAAGAACTAAAAAAGATTATTTAAATAAAAATAATAAAAATAGAATAAAATATGGAAAAATTTTGGATAAAATATTATTATCCGACAAAGATAGAGGTTCTAATAAAGAAGTTTATCATATAGAAATATCGGTTGATGACGATGTAGAATATTTTCCAGGAGACTCTATAGGAATATATCCAAAAAATTATACACCTGAAATATTAAAAATTTTAGAATTTTTTAAATTAAAAAAAGATAAAAATAATGATCTATTAAAAATTATAGAAAATAATCTAAGTATTTATAATTTATCTGAAAGTTTTTTAGAAAAATATTTTTATTTATATAAAAATCAAAAAGGTTCTTTAAAAAAAGAAATATCCATTAAAGGATATAAAAATTGCAAACTTATCGAAATTTTAAAAAAATTTCCTATAGAAAAAAATACGTTGGAAAAATTAACAAATATTATGGACCCTATAAAACCTAGATTCTATTCTATTTGTTCTTCTCCTAAAGTGCACAAAAATGAAATACATATAACTGTATCTCGACATTCTTTTGAATTAAATGGAAAAGTTATATATGGTCATTGTTCTGATTTTTTATCTAAATTAAAAAAAGGAGATGATTTAGATTTTTTTATTCATAAAAATCATTTATTTAAATTACCGCCTGAAGATAAAGATATAATTCTTATTGGTCCTGGAACTGGGATTGCTCCGTTTCGTTCTTTCTTGTATGAAAGAGAGTTTATAGAAGCTACTGGTAAAAATTGGTTATTTTTTGGAGATCAGCATTTTAATACAGATTTTTTATATCAAAAAGAAATTCAAAATTGGAAAGAAAAATTAGTACTTCATAATATTAGTCTTTCTTTTTCAAGAGATCAAAAGAGAAAGGTATATGTACAAGATAAAATATGGGAAAACCGTTCAGAATTTTTTTCATGGATAAATAATGGGGCGTACATATATGTTTGTGGGAAAAAAAAACCTATGAGTATAGATGTTGAAAATATGATTCATAAAATTATAGAAAAAGTAGGAAAATTAAATTCCACTTTATTCATGAATGAAATGAAAAAAAATGGAAGGTATTTAAAAGATGTGTACTAA
- the cobA gene encoding uroporphyrinogen-III C-methyltransferase — MRKKVIFISAGPGDPELITIKAVNHLKKSEVILVDRLVSPEIIKKYSHSGNKVIFVGKHRSKQSFNQCEINKLLVKYALKGKYVIRLKGGDCSIFSNIMDELMELKKHNISYEIIPGITSAIGASSYSGIPLTARGYASSVRFITLHNLNSINSNQWIDFIKTEDTLVFYMCVKQLYKIFDKLIERKKYFINIDQKLIAIIEQATTPMQKVYIINLSNYRKISVKFLSPSIVIMGKIVSLHYYFKWFNENKNRNNYFEHKN; from the coding sequence ATGAGAAAAAAAGTGATTTTTATATCAGCAGGACCAGGAGATCCGGAATTAATTACAATTAAAGCCGTGAATCACTTAAAAAAGTCAGAAGTTATATTAGTTGATCGTCTTGTTAGTCCAGAAATAATAAAAAAATATTCTCATTCAGGAAATAAAGTAATTTTTGTTGGAAAACATAGATCTAAACAATCTTTTAATCAATGTGAAATTAATAAATTATTAGTTAAATATGCTTTAAAAGGTAAATATGTAATTAGATTAAAAGGTGGAGATTGTTCTATTTTTTCTAATATTATGGATGAATTAATGGAATTAAAAAAACATAATATTTCTTATGAAATAATTCCAGGTATAACTTCTGCTATAGGTGCATCTTCTTATTCAGGGATTCCTCTTACTGCAAGAGGATATGCTTCTTCTGTACGATTCATTACTCTTCATAATCTAAATTCTATTAATTCTAATCAATGGATAGATTTTATAAAAACTGAAGATACTTTAGTTTTTTATATGTGTGTAAAACAATTATATAAAATATTTGATAAATTAATTGAAAGAAAAAAATATTTCATAAATATCGATCAAAAATTGATAGCAATCATAGAACAAGCTACAACTCCTATGCAGAAAGTATATATAATTAATCTTTCAAATTATCGTAAAATTTCAGTGAAATTTTTATCTCCATCTATTGTAATTATGGGAAAGATAGTATCACTACATTATTACTTTAAATGGTTTAATGAAAATAAAAATAGAAATAATTATTTTGAACATAAAAATTAA
- the cysK gene encoding cysteine synthase A: MKVDNILKTIGNTPHVRIKNFFPKHKVWMKLEKNNPGGSIKDRIALSMIEDAEKKRIIKSGSVIIEPTSGNTGIGLAMVTAVKGYRLILVMPESMSIERRKLFSIFGAEFILTPREEGMKGAIKKAEKLSSSIPNSWIPRQFDNKSNPNIHKKNTAKEIIDSFPEGIDYFISGVGTGGHITGIGEILKKKFPHINIYSVEPIESAVIFGGEPNSHSIQGLGAGFIPSVLNVEILNGTLLVSKEETFSCVREIAKKEGILVGISTGASLSAIKKKLPDIPEKSIILTLNYDTGERYLSVENLFL, encoded by the coding sequence ATGAAAGTAGATAATATTTTAAAAACTATTGGGAATACCCCTCATGTTAGAATAAAAAATTTTTTTCCAAAACATAAAGTATGGATGAAATTAGAAAAAAATAACCCTGGTGGGAGTATTAAAGATAGAATAGCTTTATCTATGATAGAAGATGCAGAAAAAAAAAGAATTATTAAAAGTGGGTCTGTTATTATAGAACCAACTTCTGGAAATACAGGAATAGGATTAGCTATGGTTACTGCAGTAAAAGGATATCGTCTAATTTTAGTTATGCCAGAATCTATGAGTATAGAAAGAAGAAAATTATTTTCTATTTTCGGAGCTGAATTCATTCTTACTCCAAGAGAAGAAGGGATGAAAGGTGCTATTAAAAAAGCAGAAAAATTATCTAGTAGTATTCCTAATTCTTGGATTCCTAGACAATTTGATAATAAATCAAATCCAAACATACATAAAAAAAATACAGCAAAGGAAATAATAGATTCTTTTCCTGAAGGAATAGATTATTTTATTTCTGGTGTAGGAACTGGAGGTCATATAACTGGAATAGGAGAAATTCTAAAAAAAAAATTTCCACATATTAATATTTATTCCGTAGAACCTATAGAATCTGCTGTTATATTTGGAGGAGAACCAAATTCTCATTCTATTCAAGGATTAGGTGCAGGTTTTATTCCCTCTGTTCTAAATGTTGAAATATTAAATGGAACTTTATTAGTTTCTAAAGAAGAAACTTTCTCTTGTGTAAGAGAAATTGCAAAAAAAGAAGGAATCCTTGTAGGAATTTCTACTGGGGCCTCTTTATCTGCTATAAAGAAAAAATTACCAGATATTCCAGAAAAATCTATTATTTTAACATTGAATTATGATACTGGAGAAAGATATCTTTCAGTTGAAAATCTTTTTTTATAA
- a CDS encoding serine O-acetyltransferase: MFNLNILEIIFENNKKKIFIPNKKKLEYFVDNLFKFLFIPDQYTLKNRVILKENYEHLQNILCEILIELNINIEKNNYNGICKTFFNNLTDIYRTLIMDANSILEFDPATTVIEEIFLSYPGFFATSIYRIAHQLWLQKIPVIPRLMTEYAHSKTGVDIHASAEIGNNFIIDHGTGIVIGSSTKIGNEVKIYQGVTLGAIHVDKKLMNKKRHPTIEDRVTIYAGATILGGETVVGHDSIIGGNVWITKSIPPFSIVYQKNEIRMRNNNPFPDPINFMI; the protein is encoded by the coding sequence ATGTTTAATTTAAATATTTTAGAAATTATATTTGAAAATAATAAAAAAAAAATTTTTATTCCTAATAAAAAAAAATTAGAATATTTTGTAGATAATTTATTCAAATTTCTTTTTATTCCTGATCAATATACCTTGAAAAATAGAGTGATTTTAAAAGAAAATTATGAACATTTACAAAATATTTTGTGTGAAATCCTTATAGAATTAAATATAAATATTGAAAAAAATAATTATAATGGTATATGTAAAACATTTTTTAATAATTTAACTGATATATATAGAACATTGATAATGGATGCTAATTCAATACTAGAATTTGATCCTGCAACAACAGTGATAGAAGAAATTTTCCTTTCTTATCCTGGATTCTTTGCCACATCTATATATCGTATAGCACATCAGTTATGGTTACAAAAAATTCCAGTTATTCCAAGATTGATGACAGAATATGCTCACAGTAAAACTGGTGTAGACATTCATGCTTCTGCAGAAATAGGAAATAATTTTATTATTGATCATGGAACAGGTATCGTTATAGGCTCTAGCACAAAAATAGGAAATGAGGTCAAAATATATCAAGGAGTAACTTTGGGAGCTATTCATGTAGATAAAAAATTAATGAATAAAAAACGTCATCCTACCATAGAAGATAGAGTGACAATTTATGCTGGAGCTACTATTTTAGGAGGAGAAACAGTAGTCGGACATGATAGTATAATAGGAGGAAATGTATGGATAACAAAAAGTATTCCTCCTTTTTCTATAGTGTATCAAAAAAATGAAATAAGAATGCGAAATAATAATCCTTTTCCTGATCCTATTAATTTTATGATATAA